The genomic stretch TATCCAGCATCAAACCTTCTGCGTGATCGGCATCTTGCCACTCGGCGCGGGCCAGGACCTGTTCGAGACGATTGAGGTGCTTTAGACCTGCGAGCAAGGGTTGCTCGGACAAGCGGGTGGTACATGGAAACAGGCGCACACCTGATGAAGCGTGGGCCTGGGGATAGGTGGCAGGCGGGCTGCCCTGCAGAATACGGCGCGTCGGGGCCGCTGCGTCGATGCCATAACCGCGCAGGCTGTCGCCACGGGTGAGGATCAACTTGAGAACACCGTCACCAAGGGCTACCGCATAAGCCAGCAACTCGTTGCGGATCAGATCCGGTTCCATAATAAGCGCCAGGCGCCTGCAACCCTCCTCTAGGCGTTGCAGGTGGCGGTCAAGCAATACAGGCTGCCCGGCCCTGACCGCGATGGTTTCAAACAAACCATCGCCGTAGGCCAGGCCGCGATCTTTGAGCGGCACTGCGTCCGCTGGCTGACCGTCGACCCAGCTATGCATCACTCGGTGAACCGGCGGAACACCAGGGAACCGTTGGTACCACCGAAGCCGAACGAGTTGGACAGCACCACGTCGATCGGCATTTTCTGCGGTTCGTGAGGTACGAAGTTCAGGTCGCAACCTTCATCCGGTTCATCAAGGTTGATGGTTGGCGGCGCGACCTGGTCCTTGATCGCCAGCACGCTGAAAATCGCTTCTACCGCGCCTGCCGCACCCAGCAGGTGACCGGTCATGGACTTGGTGGAACTGACCGCCAACTTGTAGGCGTGCTCACCGAATACAGACTTGATGGCCTGGGCTTCCGCCAGGTCGCCGGTCGGCGTCGAAGTGCCGTGGGCGTTGATGTACTGCACCTGGTCGACGTTGATCTTCGCGTCGCGCAGGGCATTGCCGATGCAACGTGCAGCACCCGCACCGTCGGCAGGTGGCGAGGTCATGTGGTACGCATCGCCACTCATGCCAAAACCGATCAACTCGGCATAGATCGTCGCGCCACGGGCCTTGGCGTGCTCCAGTTCTTCGAGAACCAGGGCACCGGCACCGTCGGACAGTACAAAGCCATCACGGCCCTTGTCCCACGGGCGACTGGCGCGAGTCGGCTCGTCATTGCGCGTCGACAGCGCACGGGATGCGCCAAAGCCGCCCATGCCTAGCCCGCAGGCAGCCATTTCGGCGCCACCGGCGATCATCACGTCAGCCTCGTCATAGGCGATGTTGCGTGCCGCCATGCCGATGCAGTGAGTGCCCGTGGTGCATGCCGTGGAAATGGCGTAGTTAGGCCCCTGGGCACCCAGATGGATGGACAGGAAACCGGAAATCATATTGATGATCGAGCCCGGGACGAAGAACGGTGAAATTCGACGAGGGCCGGAGTCATGCAGCGTGCGGCTGGTTTCTTCGATATTGGTCAAGCCGCCAATACCCGAGCCCATGGCCACGCCGATGCGATCACGGTTGGCATCGGTGACTTCCAGGCCAGCATTACGCACTGCCTGAAAACCGGCTGCCAGGCCGTATTGAATGAACAGGTCGAGTTTGCGGGATTCCTTGATCGAGAGATATTCCTCGACATTGAAGCCCTTTACCGAGCCGCCAAAACGGGTGGAATAGGCAGAAAGGTCCGTATGCTCAATCAGACCAATACCACTGTGGCCAGCCAGAATGCCCTGCCAACTGCTCGGCACATCCGTACCCAGTGGCGACAACATACCCATACCGGTGACTACGACGCGTCTACGCGACACAGCACTCTCCTTTTTCTAATGACGACACTTTGTTTCAAAGCTCACTTTTCATCAGAGCTAAAGAAAAAACCGCACGCCGTTATAGCAGTGCGGTTTTTCCATGACAGCAAGCGACGATTACAAACTATTACGCCTGGTGGCTAGTAACGTAGTCGATAGCAGCTTGAACAGTAGTGATTTTTTCAGCTTCTTCGTCCGGGATTTCGGTCTCGAATTCCTCTTCCAGAGCCATCACCAGCTCAACGGTGTCAAGGGAGTCGGCACCCAGGTCTTCAACGAAGGAAGCAGTGTTGACTACTTCGTCTTCTTTAACGCCCAGTTGCTCGGCAACGATTTTCTTGACGCGCTCTTCGATGGTGCTCATACCTTGTTTTCACTCCTAATGGACAAATTCAGGCAGCTGGCCAGTGGGTAAGTGTATAGAAAGGCTTTTCAGCTTTTCAACTGAAAGCTTCACCCTCGTACCCTACCAACCACCTGCCTATAAATTAAGTTGCAGCTTTATAACGGATTTTAGACAGCTCGTATGACATTTTTTTGAAGCGATCCGTCACAATTTAACTCATGTACATCCCGCCGTTCACCGGGATTGTAGCCCCAGTCACGTATGCCGCACCGTCAGACGCCAGGAAAGTGACCACATTGGCGATCTCTTGGGCCTGGCCCAGACGGCCCAGCGGAATTTGCGTCAGCAACGCTTCACGTTGCGCTTCAGGCAGCTCGCGGGTCATATCGGTATCGATAAACCCTGGAGCCACCGAGTTGACCGTAATCGACCGCGAGCCAACTTCACGCGCCAGGGCACGGCTGAAACCTTCCAGGCCTGCCTTGGCAGAAGCGTAGTTTACTTGGCCTGCGTTACCCATGGCACCCACTACGGAACCAATATTGATAATTCGCCCCCAACGCGCTTTGGTCATGCCACGCAAAACACCCTTGGACAGGCGAAACAGACTGTTCAAGTTGGTATCGACCACGTCGTACCACTCGTCGTCTTTCATGCGCATCATCAGGTTGTCGCGGGTAATACCGGCGTTGTTCACCAGAATAGCCGGCGCGCCAAACTGGGAAGTGATCTGGGCCAGTACAGCAGCCACGGACTCATCGCTGGTCACGTTGAGTTCAAGGCCAGTCCCTTGTACGCCATTTTCCTTCAGGGTTGCGGCGATGCGCTCGGCGCCCGAGGCAGAGGTGGCAGTACCGATCACGATTGCGCCCTGACGGCCCAGCTCCAGGGCGATCGCCTGGCCAATGCCACGGCTTGCGCCGGTAACCAGTGCAACTTTACCTTGCAGACTCATGCAGGCTTCTCCTAAATTCAGGCCAGTATGGCGCGGGCGGCTGCGAAGCCGTCCGGAGTATTGAGGTTGGACGTCGACACGCCATCGGCGCAGCGCTTATTGAGACCGGCGAGGACTTTACCCGGACCACACTCAACCAGTTGGGTGGCCCCCTTGGCAGCCAGGGTCTGGACCGATTCAACCCAGCGCACCGGCTTGTACAGCTGCTCTAGCAGGTCGCGCTTGAGGGTTTCCAGGTCTGGCGCCACATCGGCGCTGACGTTTTGCACCAGCGGGATCTGCGGTGCTTGCCAATTGATGGCCGCGATGGACTCGGCAAAACGCTCGGCCGCCGGGCGCATCAACTCGCAATGGGACGGTACGCTGACCGGCAGCGGCAATGCACGCTTGGCGCCACGGGCCTTGCAACCCTCGATAGCACGCTCGACCGCAGCCTTGGCACCGGCAATCACCACCTGGCCAGGCGAATTGAAGTTTACCGCGCTGACCACTTCGCCCTGGGCCGCTTCGGCACAGGCTTCGATCACCACGGCGTCGTCCAGGCCCAGAATAGCGGCCATGCCGCCCTGCCCGGCTGGAACCGCTTCTTGCATCAGCTGACCACGGCGCTCTACCAGCTTGACCGCCTCGGCGAGGGTCAGGCTGCCTGCTGCGACCAGGGCGCTGTATTCGCCCAGGCTGTGACCGGCAACAAACGCCGGGCGCGAACCACCTTCAGCCAGCCAGACGCGCCACAGTGCAATGGAAGCCGTCAGAATGGCAGGTTGGGTTTTATCAGTTTGATTGAGCAGTTCTTCCGGCCCGTCCTGGGTCAATGCCCAGAGGTCGTAGCCCAAGGCAGCAGAAGCTTCCTTGAATGTTTCCAGGACTAGCGGGTATTGCGCGCCCAGCTCGGCCAACATGCCGAGGGACTGCGAACCCTGCCCTGGAAAGACGAATGCGAGGGATGTAGACATGTAACAAGCCCCTAATGATCTGGTCGTCGGTGAATTGACGCCCCACAGCTGGGAGCGCAAGAAACTGACAGATTGGATGGTCAATTGAACTGGCCGGTCACATTTAAGCATTCCCAGCCCGATTCGCCTAAGGCAACAGATCCTCAAGACGGCCATGCAAGCGCTGCGGCAGGTTCTCCTGGATCTCGATCAGCGCGCGCGCAATGGCGCTCTGAAAACCCTGGACCCCCGCCGAACCGTGGCTTTTTACCACAATACCCTGCAAACCGAGGAAGCTTGCGCCATTGTGCCGCGCCGGGGCCAAGTCCTCCTGCAGACGCCGCATCAACGGCAGCGCCAGGGCACCCACCAGCCGGGAAACCAGGTTGCGCGTGAACAACGCCTCGATCCGCGCGGCAATCATCGTAGCCAGACCCTCGCTGGATTTAAGCAGGATGTTTCCGACAAAACCGTCACACACCACCACATCGGCCTCACCGCGATACAGCCCATCGCCTTCGACAAACCCGATGTAGTTCAAGCCCCGCGCCTGCTGCAACAGGCTGGCGGCCAACTTGACTTGCTGGTTGCCCTTGATGTCCTCGGTGCCAATGTTCAGCAAGGCCACTCTCGGACGCACCACGCCCAGCGCTTCGGCCGCGACCGACCCCATCAGGGCAAAGTGCAGCAAGTGCTCGGCACTGCAATCGACGTTCGCCCCCAGGTCCAGCAACTGGCAGTAGCCACGCTGCGTCGGGATCGCCGCGACCATCGCTGGCCGATCAATGCCCGGCAGGGTTTTCAGCACATGGCGGGACAAGGCCATCAAGGCCCCGGTATTACCCGCACTGACACACGCCTGGACCTTGCCATCGCGCAGCAGTTCAAGGGCCACGCGCATGGAAGAGTCGGGCTTGCCACGCAGAGCCTGGGCCGGTTTTTCATCCATGCCGATGGTTTCGCTGGCAGGCGTTATCGTCAGGCGCGCGCGATCCACAGCCGGATGACTGGCAATCAATTCTTCAAGTAAGGAAGGTTGACCGACAAGGGTCAGGTGTAGCGAGGGCGTAGCAGACAGGCTGGCTATGCATGCCTGGACAATGCTGCGGGGACCGAAGTCCCCGCCCATTGCGTCAATCGCGATGACTTGAGCAGACAAGTGATTACTCGTCAGCGCCCTTGTCGATCACTTTACGGCCACGGTATACGCCTTCTGGCGATACGTGGTGACGCAGGTGAATTTCACCGGTGGTTTTTTCTACAGACAGAGTGCTTGCCGTCAGGGCATCGTGCGAACGACGCATGTCACGGGCAGAGCGGGATTTTTTGTTCTGCTGAACAGCCATAATTGATTAACTCCTAAACGTTTGGGTCACGCTTTAACTGCGCCAATACACTGAACGGGTTGGACCGCGTTACCTCGTCCTCGCTCGGTTCGGACTCGTCATCGAGCCCCGCCGGCTGCTGGCATTCTTCCGGATGATGAGCAGGCACAATGGGCAAGGCGAGCAAAAGCTCTTCCTCGATCAGTGCATGCAGATCCAAAGGATCTTCGCCCAGTTCCAGCACGTCATAACCTTTCGGCAACGACTGGGTATTCGCACCCTCTGTCACCACAGCATAACTGCATTCGCTGTGGATCGGCAGGGTGACCAGCTCAAGACAACGCTGGCAAACCATTTTGACCTCGGTGTCGATAAAACTGTGGATTACCACAGATTTACGTTCATCTCGTTCAAAAACGAATTTAGCCTGCACCGTACCGACAGTGTCGGAAAGCGGGTCGCAGAGTCTCTCCAAATCGGCCAGCAACACTTCACCTTGGAGGGTGGTGCCACGGTCAGCCAATTTGCGCGGGTCAACGTGAGGTGGAATCGGGTCATTCAACATAGGCGCAGCATTATAGGGATGCACCCGCCCATGTCAAAGGAAATTCAGCCCTGTGCGCCAGACTGCCTACTCGCTAGAATCCGCGACTGCCTTGAGGAGAGCCACATGTTGCCTTTATTACTCGCTTCCAGCTCGGTTTATCGCCGGGAACTGCTGAATCGCCTGCACCTACCGTTCATCTGCAGCGCACCGGATATCGACGAAAGCCATCATGCAAATGAGTCCGCGGCAGACCTGGTCAAGCGCCTGGCCGAAGAGAAAGCCCGCGCCCTTGCCGACAGTCACCCGGGGCACCTGATCATCGGCTCGGACCAGGTGGCGACGCTGGACGGCCAGATCATCGGCAAGCCCCACACCTTTGAAAAGGCCCGCGAGCAATTGCTGGCCGCCAGCGGCCGGCAGATCAGCTTCCTGACCGGCCTGGCACTGCTCAATAGCGACACCGGGCACTGCCAGGTGGACTGCGTCCCTTTCACCGTCACGATGCGCCAACTGGAGTCGGCGCAGATCGAGCGCTATCTGCGGATCGAACAACCCTATGACTGCGCTGGCAGCTTCAAGGCTGAAGGACTGGGGGTGAGCCTGTTTCAAAGCACCGCAGGGCCGGATGCCACCAGCCTCGTCGGCCTGCCATTGATTCGCCTGGTGGACATGTTGCTGGCCGAAGGCATACAGGTACCGTAAGCACATAACAAAACCCAAAGCGGGAGCAGGCAAGCCCGCCCCCACACTTTGCGCTATGCCAATTTCGAGATCAGCGCAGGGTCGGCCCCTGGAACCCCATATACAGCGCCAGCTTTTCCGCCACACTGGCGCCCAATCGCTTGGAGAAGCGGTCGAACGGCGACTCCTGAATGGTAAAGTCCACCAATTCCTTTTCGCCGACCACATCCCGCGCCACCGAACTGGCACTGCCCAGGCCATCGATCAAGCCCAGCGGCAACGCCTGCTCACCGGACCAGATCAGGCCGGAGAACAACTCCGGATGCTCTTTATCCTTGAGCCGCTCACCGCGCCCCTGCTTGACGCTGGCGATGAACTGGCGATGGGTGGTGTCGAGCACGCTCTGCCAGAACCGGGTTTCGTCAGCCTTTTGTGGCTGGAACGGATCAAGAAACGACTTGTGCTCACCCGACGTGTAGGTACGCCGTTCAACCCCCAGTTTCTCCATGGCCCCGACAAACCCGTAGCCGGCCGCCGTCACGCCAATGGAGCCCACCAGACTGGCCTTGTCGGCGTAGATCTGGTCGGCGGCGCTGGCGATGTAATAAGCGCCCGAAGCACCCAGGTCGGAAATCACCGCATACAGTTTGGTCTCGGGATGCAGCGCGCGCAGCCGGCGGATTTCGTCATACACATAGCCCGACTGCACCGGACTGCCGCCTGGGCTGTTGATGCGCAGCACCACACCCTTGACCTTGGGATCCTCGAAGGCTGTACGCAGACTGCTGACAATATTGTCGGCGCTGGCCGCTTCCTTGTCGGCAATCACCCCGCGCACCTCGATCAACGCGGTGTAGCTACCACTGCGGGCGGCGCTCTTTTCCATATCCACCAAGGGACTGAACAGCACCAGCATGCCAATCAGATAGGTAAAGGTCAGGAGCTTGAAGAAGATCCCCCAGCGCCGGGCGCGACGCTGCTCCTGAACGCCTGCCAGCAGTGTCTTTTCCAGCAACTTCCAGCTTTTATCATCGCCATTGTCAGCACCGGACTTGGTCGGCGCTTTCCACTCATCGGTCATGCCATCTACCCCAGCAAAAACTTAATGGACCTGGTTGAGCCAGGCATGCAATTGCGAAAACCGATCAATCATCAGTCGTGGCTCGTAAGCCTGCAAGGCCTCGGGGGACTGAGCCCCATAGCTGACAGCAACGCTGTCCATGCCGGCATTGCGCGCCATCAGCAGGTCGAACGAAGCATCACCGACCATCAACGATTCACGGGCAGACACGCCGCAATGGGCCATGATCTGCTCCAGCATCAACGGATGGGGCTTGCTCGCGGTCTCATCGGCGGCACGGGTAACATCGAAATAATCTTCCCAGCCATTGGCCTTGAGCACCCGAT from Pseudomonas fluorescens encodes the following:
- the rpmF gene encoding 50S ribosomal protein L32 — encoded protein: MAVQQNKKSRSARDMRRSHDALTASTLSVEKTTGEIHLRHHVSPEGVYRGRKVIDKGADE
- the plsX gene encoding phosphate acyltransferase PlsX; translation: MSAQVIAIDAMGGDFGPRSIVQACIASLSATPSLHLTLVGQPSLLEELIASHPAVDRARLTITPASETIGMDEKPAQALRGKPDSSMRVALELLRDGKVQACVSAGNTGALMALSRHVLKTLPGIDRPAMVAAIPTQRGYCQLLDLGANVDCSAEHLLHFALMGSVAAEALGVVRPRVALLNIGTEDIKGNQQVKLAASLLQQARGLNYIGFVEGDGLYRGEADVVVCDGFVGNILLKSSEGLATMIAARIEALFTRNLVSRLVGALALPLMRRLQEDLAPARHNGASFLGLQGIVVKSHGSAGVQGFQSAIARALIEIQENLPQRLHGRLEDLLP
- the fabF gene encoding beta-ketoacyl-ACP synthase II produces the protein MSRRRVVVTGMGMLSPLGTDVPSSWQGILAGHSGIGLIEHTDLSAYSTRFGGSVKGFNVEEYLSIKESRKLDLFIQYGLAAGFQAVRNAGLEVTDANRDRIGVAMGSGIGGLTNIEETSRTLHDSGPRRISPFFVPGSIINMISGFLSIHLGAQGPNYAISTACTTGTHCIGMAARNIAYDEADVMIAGGAEMAACGLGMGGFGASRALSTRNDEPTRASRPWDKGRDGFVLSDGAGALVLEELEHAKARGATIYAELIGFGMSGDAYHMTSPPADGAGAARCIGNALRDAKINVDQVQYINAHGTSTPTGDLAEAQAIKSVFGEHAYKLAVSSTKSMTGHLLGAAGAVEAIFSVLAIKDQVAPPTINLDEPDEGCDLNFVPHEPQKMPIDVVLSNSFGFGGTNGSLVFRRFTE
- a CDS encoding S49 family peptidase, translating into MTDEWKAPTKSGADNGDDKSWKLLEKTLLAGVQEQRRARRWGIFFKLLTFTYLIGMLVLFSPLVDMEKSAARSGSYTALIEVRGVIADKEAASADNIVSSLRTAFEDPKVKGVVLRINSPGGSPVQSGYVYDEIRRLRALHPETKLYAVISDLGASGAYYIASAADQIYADKASLVGSIGVTAAGYGFVGAMEKLGVERRTYTSGEHKSFLDPFQPQKADETRFWQSVLDTTHRQFIASVKQGRGERLKDKEHPELFSGLIWSGEQALPLGLIDGLGSASSVARDVVGEKELVDFTIQESPFDRFSKRLGASVAEKLALYMGFQGPTLR
- a CDS encoding YceD family protein; this translates as MLNDPIPPHVDPRKLADRGTTLQGEVLLADLERLCDPLSDTVGTVQAKFVFERDERKSVVIHSFIDTEVKMVCQRCLELVTLPIHSECSYAVVTEGANTQSLPKGYDVLELGEDPLDLHALIEEELLLALPIVPAHHPEECQQPAGLDDESEPSEDEVTRSNPFSVLAQLKRDPNV
- the pabC gene encoding aminodeoxychorismate lyase, translated to MHSWVDGQPADAVPLKDRGLAYGDGLFETIAVRAGQPVLLDRHLQRLEEGCRRLALIMEPDLIRNELLAYAVALGDGVLKLILTRGDSLRGYGIDAAAPTRRILQGSPPATYPQAHASSGVRLFPCTTRLSEQPLLAGLKHLNRLEQVLARAEWQDADHAEGLMLDMSGRVIEGVFSNLFLVHDGQLLTADLSRCGVAGVMRAELLARAEALGIVTTVADLSLAQLQQAREVFVCNSVYGIWPVLGCGPMSWSAGPLTRKLQGIVRALLGV
- the fabG gene encoding 3-oxoacyl-ACP reductase FabG, which gives rise to MSLQGKVALVTGASRGIGQAIALELGRQGAIVIGTATSASGAERIAATLKENGVQGTGLELNVTSDESVAAVLAQITSQFGAPAILVNNAGITRDNLMMRMKDDEWYDVVDTNLNSLFRLSKGVLRGMTKARWGRIINIGSVVGAMGNAGQVNYASAKAGLEGFSRALAREVGSRSITVNSVAPGFIDTDMTRELPEAQREALLTQIPLGRLGQAQEIANVVTFLASDGAAYVTGATIPVNGGMYMS
- the acpP gene encoding acyl carrier protein translates to MSTIEERVKKIVAEQLGVKEDEVVNTASFVEDLGADSLDTVELVMALEEEFETEIPDEEAEKITTVQAAIDYVTSHQA
- a CDS encoding Maf family protein, whose product is MLPLLLASSSVYRRELLNRLHLPFICSAPDIDESHHANESAADLVKRLAEEKARALADSHPGHLIIGSDQVATLDGQIIGKPHTFEKAREQLLAASGRQISFLTGLALLNSDTGHCQVDCVPFTVTMRQLESAQIERYLRIEQPYDCAGSFKAEGLGVSLFQSTAGPDATSLVGLPLIRLVDMLLAEGIQVP
- the fabD gene encoding ACP S-malonyltransferase, with amino-acid sequence MSTSLAFVFPGQGSQSLGMLAELGAQYPLVLETFKEASAALGYDLWALTQDGPEELLNQTDKTQPAILTASIALWRVWLAEGGSRPAFVAGHSLGEYSALVAAGSLTLAEAVKLVERRGQLMQEAVPAGQGGMAAILGLDDAVVIEACAEAAQGEVVSAVNFNSPGQVVIAGAKAAVERAIEGCKARGAKRALPLPVSVPSHCELMRPAAERFAESIAAINWQAPQIPLVQNVSADVAPDLETLKRDLLEQLYKPVRWVESVQTLAAKGATQLVECGPGKVLAGLNKRCADGVSTSNLNTPDGFAAARAILA